The Romeriopsis navalis LEGE 11480 genome segment GACAACCCTGGTGCATTTGCAGTCCGGTCGCCACTGGCGGCAATGGGAAGATAACTGGTATCGCCAACATACTCATCCCGATGGGATTCGGTTTGAGATTCATGAGGCGCTGGATCGCCTCTATACCCAAGGTTTTCGTGCGACGCGGGTGGTCATCGCCCAGCGTTATCGAGAAATGATCAGTACGTATTTAGAGCGCAGTACGCCTTGGCGGGGCCAGACTGATGGACAAAAGCCGCGGCTCTACGGTTTGCCCGTGGAATTTAGTCCGGATCCGTTGGTTGATGCACGTTGGGAAGTGATTAATTTTGATTTAGAGAAAGAGCCGGGCGCTCCAGTCCGTTATCCCTACTTTCGACTGCTCGAATAAATACTCAGCGGCATAGACTGAGCATAGACACCTCCGGCATAGTTTCTCCCATGCACCATGC includes the following:
- a CDS encoding TIGR02652 family protein is translated as MLSPSLQYPIFGPEIHCPHCRQSIAALTLTDTYLCQRHGAFEADPKTTTLVHLQSGRHWRQWEDNWYRQHTHPDGIRFEIHEALDRLYTQGFRATRVVIAQRYREMISTYLERSTPWRGQTDGQKPRLYGLPVEFSPDPLVDARWEVINFDLEKEPGAPVRYPYFRLLE